One segment of Thermosipho atlanticus DSM 15807 DNA contains the following:
- the rsgA gene encoding ribosome small subunit-dependent GTPase A — protein sequence MRRKGVVVKFLSNMAIVQDYETGEKFLCKLRGKFKEQKIRPIVGDIVEYRIIVKKEGVIENIYNRKNELLRPRIANVDQVIVVTTLKSPETPLGILDRYLVLVENANLPAVIVLNKVDLLTDDEIKNFVDIYGDIYDVIITSAKTGYGIEELKKILKGKIATMAGMSGVGKSSLLNAINPGLSLKVNEISQKLDRGRHTTTVIELLYFDFGGWIADTPGFANLDISSIKPENLKKLFPEFRRFSCLFLDCNHIHEPNCGVKEAVEDGKIKSSRYNSYIDMYKELTEGK from the coding sequence ATGAGAAGAAAAGGAGTCGTAGTAAAATTTTTATCAAATATGGCCATTGTTCAGGATTATGAAACTGGAGAGAAGTTTCTTTGTAAGTTAAGAGGTAAGTTTAAAGAGCAAAAAATTAGACCTATAGTCGGGGATATAGTCGAATACAGGATTATTGTTAAAAAAGAAGGGGTAATTGAGAACATATATAATAGAAAAAATGAACTTTTGAGACCAAGAATTGCAAATGTTGATCAAGTAATTGTAGTAACAACTTTAAAATCTCCGGAAACACCTTTAGGAATATTAGATAGATATCTTGTGCTTGTAGAAAATGCTAATCTTCCTGCTGTAATTGTTTTGAATAAAGTTGATCTGCTTACCGATGATGAAATAAAAAATTTTGTTGATATCTATGGTGATATTTATGATGTTATAATTACCAGTGCAAAAACTGGTTATGGAATAGAAGAGTTAAAGAAGATATTAAAAGGGAAAATAGCTACTATGGCAGGAATGTCAGGGGTTGGAAAAAGTAGTTTGTTAAACGCTATAAATCCAGGTCTTTCATTAAAGGTTAATGAAATTTCCCAAAAATTGGATCGTGGAAGGCATACTACAACGGTGATCGAATTATTGTATTTTGATTTTGGAGGTTGGATTGCAGATACTCCAGGTTTTGCAAATTTAGATATTTCATCAATAAAACCGGAAAATTTAAAAAAATTATTTCCAGAATTTCGTAGATTTTCTTGTTTGTTCCTAGACTGTAACCACATCCATGAGCCAAATTGTGGTGTAAAAGAGGCTGTAGAGGATGGTAAAATAAAATCAAGTAGATATAATAGTTACATAGATATGTACAAAGAGCTTACGGAGGGAAAGTGA
- a CDS encoding YgiQ family radical SAM protein, with the protein MFLPTTREEMDKLGWKYLDVILVTGDAYIDHPSIGVSLIGHFLVSKGYKVGIIAQPDWKTDEITRLGRPRLFFGVTAGNVDSMVSNYTASRKKRKRDDYTPGGYGGKRPDRATIVYSNLIRKYFKNVPIVLGGIEASLRRFSHYDWWANKVRKSILLDSKADLLVYGMGELATFEIAKCLEKYGNVDKCKNIRGIMWWTSSSVKGIYLPSHEEVARDPEKYSEMFLKQTMFTDPFKKFKLVQKQDNRYVVQNPPQYPLSQKMLDEIYLLPFERKVHPFYLRKGEVKAIKTVKFSITAVRGCYGSCAFCALTQHQTTHLVSRSKESILEEVKILSRLKDFKGTIMDVGGPTANMYNSKCDIRSTRGQCTKFCMYPRICANNESDHEDFLDLLYAIKSLPNIKNVFISSGIRHDLVLKDKRYGNEFIKRLPEFTPGQLKLAPEHSHESVLRIMRKPNIDLFLEFKSKFEKYSRRKYVIAYFIVGHPGEGKSENDHLKKFIETKLGYKPQQIQIFTPTPGTLSTTIYYTGIDPYTNEKVFVERSLRNRNLMKKNVMMKKK; encoded by the coding sequence TTGTTTTTACCAACTACACGTGAGGAAATGGATAAGCTGGGTTGGAAATATTTAGACGTTATCTTAGTAACGGGTGATGCATATATTGATCATCCTTCGATAGGAGTTTCTTTAATTGGGCATTTTTTAGTATCAAAAGGTTATAAGGTTGGTATTATTGCACAGCCTGATTGGAAGACTGATGAAATAACGAGGTTGGGAAGACCTCGTTTATTTTTTGGTGTTACAGCAGGAAATGTTGATTCTATGGTTTCAAATTATACTGCGTCTCGTAAAAAGAGAAAAAGGGATGATTATACACCTGGAGGATATGGTGGAAAAAGGCCTGACAGGGCTACAATAGTTTATTCTAATTTGATAAGAAAGTATTTTAAAAATGTTCCAATAGTTCTTGGAGGAATTGAAGCAAGCTTAAGAAGATTTTCCCATTATGATTGGTGGGCTAATAAAGTTAGAAAATCCATATTATTAGATTCAAAGGCTGATCTTCTTGTATACGGAATGGGTGAGCTTGCAACTTTCGAAATTGCTAAATGTCTTGAAAAGTATGGTAATGTAGATAAGTGCAAAAATATCAGGGGAATAATGTGGTGGACTTCATCTAGTGTTAAAGGTATTTATTTGCCTTCACATGAAGAAGTTGCAAGAGATCCAGAAAAATATTCTGAGATGTTTTTAAAACAGACTATGTTTACTGATCCTTTTAAAAAGTTTAAGCTGGTACAAAAACAGGATAATAGATATGTTGTTCAAAATCCGCCACAATATCCTTTATCCCAAAAAATGTTGGATGAAATTTATTTATTACCTTTTGAAAGGAAGGTTCATCCATTTTATTTAAGAAAAGGTGAAGTAAAAGCAATTAAAACGGTAAAATTTTCAATAACTGCTGTTAGGGGGTGCTACGGTTCTTGTGCATTTTGTGCTTTGACCCAACACCAAACAACACACTTAGTTTCTAGAAGCAAAGAATCAATCCTTGAAGAAGTTAAAATTCTCTCAAGACTAAAGGATTTTAAAGGAACAATTATGGATGTTGGTGGTCCGACAGCAAATATGTACAATTCTAAGTGTGATATCAGAAGCACACGTGGACAGTGTACAAAATTTTGCATGTATCCAAGAATATGTGCTAACAATGAATCGGATCATGAAGATTTTCTAGATTTGTTGTATGCAATTAAATCACTTCCGAATATAAAGAATGTTTTTATTTCTTCAGGAATAAGACATGATCTAGTTTTAAAAGATAAAAGGTATGGAAATGAATTCATAAAAAGATTGCCTGAGTTTACTCCGGGACAGTTAAAATTAGCTCCGGAACATTCTCATGAAAGTGTATTAAGAATTATGAGGAAACCTAATATTGATTTATTTCTTGAATTCAAGAGTAAGTTTGAGAAATATTCAAGAAGAAAATACGTAATAGCATATTTTATAGTTGGACATCCTGGAGAAGGAAAAAGTGAGAATGATCATCTCAAAAAGTTTATAGAAACAAAATTAGGTTATAAACCCCAACAAATTCAAATATTTACTCCTACTCCTGGAACACTAAGTACTACGATTTATTATACAGGAATTGATCCTTATACGAATGAAAAAGTGTTTGTGGAAAGGTCATTAAGAAACAGGAATCTAATGAAAAAGAACGTAATGATGAAAAAAAAGTAA
- a CDS encoding hemolysin family protein, translating into MEDPLSYFWAFIFLIFLLYLSAVFSSSETALTSVSRVKLKEALKKGNKEEEENELHLFNKLLTVILIMNNLVNILASSVATLIVVGLFREFIPESVSALITTLILTFFILIFGEITPKIYARQNNEKVFNKMIGILIFLSKILSPFIKILVSISNFIIRLIGGKLVNEAPFITTEDILMYVEAGREEGIIKHEESFMLKRTLEMEVSLVKEIMIPRVDIVAIDESETLKEIMEIIKEEEYSRIPVYKDTIDNIVGICYAKDVLVFISERGTEIKDKVKVKELMREPLFIPETMKVSELLKIFKEQKVHIAIVVDEYGGTAGLVTMEDILEEIFGEIMDEYDQNENVGIKRLEDGAYIVDATIPINDLERELNIEFPESDYETLAGYILENLQRIPKVGEKIKIDGFIFKIVAASKNRIEKVLIKVVTKDGKEENGRIN; encoded by the coding sequence ATGGAAGACCCTTTAAGTTATTTTTGGGCATTTATTTTTTTAATATTTCTGCTTTATTTATCAGCTGTTTTTTCATCATCTGAAACTGCTTTAACTTCTGTAAGTAGAGTAAAATTGAAGGAAGCATTAAAAAAAGGAAACAAAGAGGAAGAAGAAAACGAATTACACTTATTTAATAAATTATTGACGGTTATTTTGATTATGAATAATCTTGTAAATATCTTAGCTTCTTCTGTCGCAACTTTAATTGTAGTTGGGTTGTTCCGTGAATTTATCCCTGAAAGTGTATCTGCACTAATTACCACCCTGATTTTAACCTTTTTCATTTTAATTTTTGGTGAAATCACACCAAAAATCTATGCCAGGCAAAACAATGAAAAGGTTTTTAATAAAATGATAGGAATTTTAATTTTTCTTTCTAAAATTTTATCACCATTTATAAAGATATTGGTATCAATTTCTAACTTTATTATCAGACTCATAGGAGGTAAATTAGTCAACGAAGCACCATTTATTACTACAGAGGATATTTTAATGTATGTAGAAGCTGGAAGAGAGGAAGGAATAATCAAACACGAAGAAAGTTTTATGTTAAAAAGGACGCTTGAAATGGAAGTTTCTTTAGTAAAAGAAATCATGATTCCACGGGTTGATATAGTTGCAATAGATGAGAGTGAAACGCTTAAAGAAATTATGGAAATAATTAAAGAAGAAGAATATTCAAGAATTCCTGTGTACAAAGACACAATTGATAACATTGTTGGTATATGTTATGCAAAGGATGTTCTTGTATTTATAAGTGAGAGAGGTACAGAAATAAAAGACAAAGTGAAAGTTAAAGAATTAATGAGAGAACCTCTTTTTATACCAGAGACAATGAAAGTTTCTGAATTATTGAAAATATTCAAAGAACAGAAAGTACATATTGCTATAGTAGTGGATGAATATGGCGGAACTGCTGGACTTGTGACTATGGAAGATATTTTGGAGGAAATTTTCGGGGAGATTATGGATGAATATGATCAAAATGAAAATGTAGGAATTAAGAGACTTGAGGATGGTGCATACATTGTGGATGCTACTATTCCAATAAATGATCTTGAGAGAGAATTAAACATTGAATTTCCTGAAAGTGATTATGAAACACTTGCAGGTTATATACTTGAAAATTTACAAAGAATTCCAAAAGTAGGAGAAAAAATTAAAATCGATGGATTTATATTTAAAATTGTTGCAGCATCAAAAAATAGAATAGAAAAAGTTTTGATAAAGGTGGTGACTAAAGATGGAAAAGAAGAAAACGGAAGAATTAATTGA